A portion of the Phoenix dactylifera chloroplast, complete genome genome contains these proteins:
- the ndhE gene encoding NADH-plastoquinone oxidoreductase chain 4L, with translation MMFEHVLFLSVYLFSIGIYGLITSRKMVRALMCLELILNSVNINLVTFSDIFDNRQLKGDIFSIFVIAVAAAEAAIGLAIVSSIHRNRKSTRINQSNLLNN, from the coding sequence ATGATGTTCGAGCATGTACTTTTTTTGAGTGTCTATTTATTCTCTATCGGTATCTATGGATTGATCACAAGTCGAAAGATGGTTAGAGCACTTATGTGTCTTGAGCTTATACTCAATTCGGTTAATATCAATCTCGTAACATTTTCTGATATATTTGATAATCGCCAATTAAAAGGCGACATTTTCTCAATCTTTGTTATAGCTGTTGCGGCGGCTGAAGCAGCTATTGGGCTGGCTATTGTTTCATCAATCCATCGTAACAGAAAATCAACTCGTATCAATCAATCGAATTTGTTGAATAATTAG
- the ndhF gene encoding NADH-plastoquinone oxidoreductase chain 5, giving the protein MEHTYQYAWIIPFLPLTVTMSIGFGLILIPKATKNIRRIWVFPSIFLLSIAMGFSANLSIQQINGSFIYQYLWSWTIDIDFSLEFGYLIDPLTSIMSILITTVGVMILIYSDNYMSHDQGYLRFFAYMSFSNTSMLGLVTSSNLIQIHIFWELVGMCSYLLIGFWFTRPIAASACQKAFVTNRVGDFGLLLGILGLYWITGSLEFRDLFEIANNLIHNNGVSSLFATLCASLLFVGAVAKSAQFPLHVWLPDAMEGPTPISALIHAATMVAAGIFLVARLIPLFIDIPYIMNFISLLGVITVLLGATFSLAQRDIKRSLAYSTMSQLGYIMLALGIGSYRAALFHLITHAYSKALLFLGSGSIIHSMEPIVGYSPEKSQNMVLMGGLTRYVPITRTTFLLGTLSLCGIPPLACFWSKDEILNDSWLYSPIFAIIPYFTIGLTAFYMFRVYLLTFDGYLRVYFQNHSSTKNNLFYSISLWGKEAPKTFNKNLLLSTMNNKVYFFSKDTYKIIDNDKIRYFSTYFGNKYTSTYPHESDNTMLFPLLVLVLFTLFVGSIGISFDQEVMDFDILSKWLTPSPNLLHPNSNYSVNWYEFFTNSIFSVSIAIFGLFIAYILYGSVYSFFQNLDLINSFVKGSPKRIILDQIKSVIYNWSYNRGYIDIFYTRVLVMGIRRLTELTQFFDRHIIDGITNGVGLTSSLIGEGIRYMGGGRISSYLFLYFFYVSIFLLFFLFIGINPIIIQVFMG; this is encoded by the coding sequence ATGGAACATACATATCAATATGCATGGATAATACCTTTTCTTCCACTTACAGTTACTATGTCAATAGGATTTGGACTTATACTTATTCCGAAAGCAACAAAAAATATTCGTCGTATATGGGTTTTTCCTAGTATTTTTCTGTTAAGTATAGCTATGGGGTTTTCGGCCAATCTGTCTATTCAACAAATAAATGGAAGTTTTATTTATCAATATCTATGGTCTTGGACCATAGATATTGATTTTTCCTTAGAGTTTGGGTATTTGATCGATCCACTTACTTCTATTATGTCAATACTAATTACTACTGTTGGAGTCATGATTCTTATTTATAGTGACAATTATATGTCTCACGACCAAGGATATTTGAGATTTTTTGCTTATATGAGTTTTTCCAATACTTCCATGTTGGGATTAGTTACTAGTTCTAATTTGATACAAATTCATATTTTTTGGGAACTAGTGGGAATGTGTTCATATTTATTAATAGGGTTTTGGTTCACACGACCGATTGCCGCAAGTGCTTGTCAAAAAGCTTTTGTAACTAATCGTGTAGGAGATTTTGGTTTATTATTAGGAATCTTAGGTCTTTATTGGATAACAGGTAGTTTGGAATTTCGGGATTTGTTCGAAATAGCTAATAACTTGATCCATAATAATGGGGTCAGTTCCTTATTTGCTACTTTGTGTGCCTCTTTATTATTTGTCGGTGCAGTTGCTAAATCTGCACAATTCCCCCTCCACGTATGGTTACCTGATGCCATGGAAGGACCTACTCCTATCTCGGCCCTTATACACGCTGCTACTATGGTAGCAGCAGGAATTTTTCTTGTAGCTCGGCTTATTCCTCTTTTCATAGACATACCTTATATAATGAATTTCATTTCTTTACTGGGTGTAATAACAGTACTATTAGGAGCTACTTTTTCTCTTGCTCAAAGAGACATTAAAAGAAGTTTAGCCTATTCTACAATGTCTCAATTAGGTTATATTATGTTAGCTCTAGGTATAGGTTCTTATCGAGCGGCTTTATTCCATTTGATCACTCATGCCTATTCTAAAGCTTTATTGTTTTTGGGATCTGGATCTATTATTCATTCAATGGAACCTATTGTTGGATATTCACCAGAAAAAAGTCAGAATATGGTTCTTATGGGTGGTTTAACAAGATATGTTCCAATTACAAGAACTACTTTTTTATTAGGTACACTTTCTCTTTGTGGTATTCCACCTCTTGCTTGTTTTTGGTCCAAAGATGAAATTCTTAATGATAGTTGGTTATATTCACCAATTTTTGCAATAATACCTTATTTTACAATAGGATTAACCGCATTTTATATGTTTCGGGTATATTTACTTACCTTTGATGGGTATTTGCGCGTTTATTTTCAAAATCACAGTAGCACTAAAAATAATTTGTTCTATTCAATATCTCTATGGGGAAAAGAAGCACCAAAAACATTCAATAAAAATTTACTTTTATCAACAATGAATAATAAGGTTTACTTTTTTTCAAAAGATACATATAAAATTATTGATAATGATAAGATACGATACTTTAGTACTTACTTTGGAAATAAATATACTTCCACGTATCCTCATGAATCAGACAATACTATGCTATTTCCTCTGCTTGTATTGGTACTATTTACTTTGTTCGTTGGATCAATAGGAATTTCTTTTGATCAAGAAGTAATGGATTTTGATATATTATCGAAATGGTTAACCCCATCCCCAAATCTTTTACATCCAAATTCGAATTATTCTGTGAATTGGTATGAATTTTTTACAAATTCCATTTTTTCAGTAAGTATAGCTATTTTCGGATTATTCATAGCATATATTTTATATGGGTCTGTTTATTCATTTTTCCAGAATTTGGACTTAATCAATTCATTTGTAAAAGGGAGCCCTAAGAGAATTATCTTGGACCAAATAAAAAGTGTTATATACAATTGGTCATATAATCGTGGTTACATAGATATTTTTTATACTAGGGTTTTAGTCATGGGTATAAGAAGATTAACCGAGCTAACTCAGTTTTTTGATAGACATATAATTGATGGAATTACAAATGGAGTTGGCCTTACAAGTTCCCTTATAGGTGAAGGTATCAGATATATGGGGGGGGGACGAATCTCGTCTTATTTATTTTTATATTTTTTTTATGTATCAATATTTTTATTATTTTTTTTGTTCATTGGTATAAACCCAATAATTATACAGGTCTTCATGGGATAA
- the psaC gene encoding photosystem I iron-sulfur center subunit VII has protein sequence MSHSVKIYDTCIGCTQCVRACPTDVLEMIPWDGCKAKQIASAPRTEDCVGCKRCESACPTDFLSVRVYLWHETTRSMGLSY, from the coding sequence ATGTCACATTCAGTAAAAATTTATGATACATGTATAGGGTGTACTCAATGTGTACGAGCCTGCCCAACAGATGTATTGGAAATGATACCTTGGGACGGATGTAAAGCTAAGCAAATTGCTTCCGCACCAAGAACCGAGGACTGTGTAGGTTGTAAGAGATGTGAATCCGCCTGCCCAACAGATTTTTTGAGTGTCCGTGTTTATTTATGGCATGAAACAACTCGCAGCATGGGTCTATCTTATTGA
- the ndhD gene encoding NADH-plastoquinone oxidoreductase chain 4, giving the protein MTSYFPWLTILVVLPIFAGSSIFFFPHRGNKMFRWYTICICLLELLLTTYAFCYHFQLDDPLIQLEEDYKWIDIFDFHWRLGIDGLSIGPILLTGFITTLATLAAWPVTRNSRLFYFLMLAMYSGQIGSFSSRDLLLFFIMWELELIPVYLLLSMWGGKKRLYSATKFILYTAGGSIFLLIGVLGMGLYGSNEPTLDFERLTNQSYPVALEIILYFGFFIAYAVKSPIIPLHTWLPNTHGEAHYSTCMLLAGILLKMGAYGLIRINMELLPHAHSIFSPWLVIVGTMQIIYAALISLGQRNFKKRIAYSSVSHMGFTIIGIGSITDMGLNGAILQILSHGFIGAALFFLAGTSCDRIRLVYLDEMGGISIPMPKIFTMFSSFSMASLALPGMSGFVAESVVFFGIITSPKYLLMPKILITFVMAIGVILTPIYLLSMSRQMFYGYKLFNVPHSNFLDSGPRELFVSICIFLPVIGIGIYPDFVLSLSVDRVQTILSNYFYR; this is encoded by the coding sequence ATCACGAGTTATTTTCCTTGGTTAACAATACTTGTTGTTTTGCCGATATTCGCGGGTTCCTCAATTTTCTTTTTTCCTCATAGAGGAAATAAGATGTTTAGGTGGTATACTATTTGTATATGTTTATTAGAACTACTTCTAACAACCTATGCATTCTGTTATCATTTCCAATTGGACGATCCATTAATTCAATTGGAGGAAGATTATAAATGGATAGATATTTTTGATTTTCACTGGAGACTGGGAATCGATGGACTTTCCATAGGACCCATTTTACTGACAGGATTTATCACTACTTTAGCTACTTTAGCGGCTTGGCCAGTTACGCGAAATTCGCGATTGTTCTATTTCCTGATGTTAGCAATGTACAGCGGTCAAATAGGATCATTTTCTTCTCGAGACCTTTTACTTTTTTTCATCATGTGGGAGTTAGAATTAATTCCTGTTTACTTACTTTTATCCATGTGGGGAGGAAAAAAACGTCTCTACTCGGCTACAAAGTTTATTTTGTACACAGCAGGGGGTTCTATTTTTCTCTTAATAGGAGTTCTAGGTATGGGTTTATATGGTTCCAATGAACCAACATTAGATTTTGAAAGATTAACTAATCAATCATATCCTGTGGCATTGGAAATAATATTATATTTTGGTTTCTTTATTGCTTATGCTGTCAAATCGCCGATTATACCCCTGCATACATGGTTACCAAATACCCATGGAGAAGCACATTACAGTACATGTATGCTTCTAGCTGGAATCTTATTAAAAATGGGGGCATATGGATTGATTCGGATCAATATGGAATTATTACCCCACGCTCATTCTATATTTTCCCCCTGGTTGGTAATAGTTGGAACGATGCAAATAATCTATGCAGCTTTAATTTCTCTCGGTCAACGCAATTTTAAAAAGAGAATAGCCTATTCCTCTGTATCTCACATGGGTTTTACAATTATAGGAATTGGTTCTATAACCGACATGGGACTCAATGGAGCCATTTTACAAATACTCTCTCATGGATTTATTGGTGCTGCACTTTTTTTCTTGGCGGGAACGAGTTGTGATAGAATACGTCTTGTTTATCTCGACGAAATGGGAGGGATATCTATCCCAATGCCAAAAATATTTACCATGTTCAGTAGTTTCTCGATGGCTTCTCTTGCATTGCCAGGAATGAGTGGTTTTGTTGCGGAATCAGTAGTATTTTTTGGAATAATTACTAGTCCAAAATATCTTTTAATGCCAAAAATACTAATTACTTTTGTAATGGCAATTGGAGTGATATTAACTCCTATTTATTTATTATCTATGTCACGTCAGATGTTCTATGGATACAAGCTATTCAATGTTCCACACTCTAATTTTTTGGATTCTGGACCACGAGAACTATTTGTTTCAATTTGTATCTTTCTACCCGTAATAGGAATTGGTATTTATCCTGATTTCGTTCTCTCGTTATCAGTTGACAGGGTACAAACTATCCTATCTAATTACTTTTATAGATAG
- the rpl32 gene encoding 50S ribosomal protein L32 — protein MAVPKKRISISKKHIRRNIWKKKGYLTAVKAFSLAKSVSTGHSKSFFVRQTNNKVLG, from the coding sequence ATGGCAGTTCCCAAAAAACGTATTTCTATATCAAAAAAACATATTCGTAGGAATATTTGGAAGAAAAAAGGATATTTAACTGCAGTAAAAGCTTTTTCTTTAGCGAAATCGGTTTCTACCGGACATTCAAAAAGTTTTTTTGTGCGACAAACAAATAATAAAGTCTTGGGATAA
- the ndhA gene encoding NADH-plastoquinone oxidoreductase chain 1 has product MIIDTTEVQAINSFSTLESIKEIYGLIWMFVSIFTLIFGIIIGVLVIVWLEREISATIQQRIGPEYAGPLGILQALADGTKLLFKEDLLPSRGDIRLFSVGPSIAVISILLSYLVIPFGYRLVLGDLSIGVFLWIAISSIAPIGLLVSGYGSNNKYSFSGGLRAAAQSISYEIPLTLCVLSISLLSNSSSTVDIVEAQSKYGFWGWNLWRQPIGFIVFLISSLAECERLPFDLPEAEEELVAGYQTEYSGIKFGLFYIASYLNLLLSSLFVTVLYLGGWNFSIPYISIPELFGINKMAGVFGMTIGIFITLAKAYLFLFIPITTRWTLPRIRMDQLLNLGWKFLLPISLGNLLLTTSSQLVSL; this is encoded by the exons ATGATAATTGATACGACAGAAGTACAAGCTATCAATTCTTTTTCTACATTGGAATCCATAAAAGAAATCTATGGACTCATATGGATGTTTGTATCCATTTTTACCCTTATATTTGGAATCATAATAGGGGTACTAGTAATTGTGTGGTTAGAAAGAGAAATATCTGCAACAATACAACAACGTATTGGGCCTGAATATGCTGGTCCGTTGGGAATTCTTCAAGCTCTAGCAGATGGGACTAAATTACTTTTTAAGGAGGACCTACTCCCATCTAGGGGGGATATTCGTTTATTTAGTGTCGGACCGTCTATAGCGGTCATATCAATTCTACTAAGTTATTTAGTAATTCCTTTTGGGTACCGCCTTGTTTTAGGTGATCTCAGTATAGGTGTTTTTTTATGGATCGCCATTTCAAGTATTGCCCCTATTGGGCTTCTTGTGTCAGGATATGGATCGAATAATAAATATTCTTTTTCAGGTGGTCTACGAGCTGCTGCTCAATCTATTAGTTATGAAATACCATTAACTCTATGTGTGTTATCAATATCTCTAC TATCTAATAGTTCAAGTACAGTTGATATAGTTGAAGCACAGTCAAAATATGGTTTTTGGGGGTGGAATCTGTGGCGTCAACCTATAGGGTTTATTGTTTTTCTAATTTCTTCTCTAGCCGAATGTGAGAGATTGCCATTTGATTTACCGGAAGCAGAGGAGGAATTAGTAGCAGGTTATCAAACCGAATATTCAGGTATCAAATTTGGTTTATTTTATATTGCTTCTTACCTAAATCTATTACTTTCTTCATTATTTGTAACAGTTCTTTACTTGGGTGGGTGGAATTTTTCTATTCCGTACATATCTATTCCTGAACTTTTCGGAATAAATAAAATGGCCGGAGTTTTTGGAATGACAATTGGTATCTTTATTACATTAGCTAAAGCTTATTTGTTTCTGTTTATTCCTATCACAACAAGATGGACTTTGCCTAGGATAAGAATGGACCAACTATTAAATCTTGGATGGAAATTTCTTTTACCTATTTCTTTAGGTAATCTATTATTGACAACTTCTTCCCAACTTGTTTCACTATAA
- the ccsA gene encoding cytochrome c biogenesis protein, which produces MIFVTLEHILTNISFSIISIVITIHFMNLLVYEIVGLRDSSEKGMIATFFSITGLLVSRWISSGHFPLSNLYESLIFLSCSFFIIHIISKKLNHKNDLSTITTPSTIFTQGFATSGLSTEMHQSAILVPALQSQWLMMHVSMMLLSYAALLCGSLLSIALLVITFRNNINFFCKSNNFLIRSFFFGEIKYLNEKRRSVFKNTSFLSFRNYYKYQLTQRLDYWSYRMISLGFTFLTIGILCGAVWANEAWGSYWSWDPKETWAFITWTIFAIYSHTRTNQSLQGTNSALIASIGFFIIWICYFGVNLLGIGLHSYGSFTLTSN; this is translated from the coding sequence ATGATATTTGTGACTTTAGAACATATATTAACTAATATCTCTTTTTCGATCATTTCAATTGTGATTACGATTCATTTCATGAACTTATTAGTCTACGAAATCGTAGGATTACGTGATTCATCGGAAAAAGGGATGATAGCCACCTTTTTCTCTATAACAGGATTATTAGTTTCTCGTTGGATTTCCTCGGGACATTTTCCGTTAAGTAATTTATACGAGTCATTAATCTTCCTTTCATGCAGTTTCTTTATTATTCATATAATTTCCAAGAAATTGAACCATAAAAATGATTTAAGCACAATAACTACCCCAAGTACTATTTTTACTCAAGGTTTCGCTACGTCGGGTCTTTCAACTGAAATGCATCAATCCGCAATATTAGTACCTGCTCTACAATCTCAGTGGTTAATGATGCACGTAAGTATGATGTTATTGAGCTATGCAGCTCTTTTATGCGGATCGTTATTATCAATCGCTCTTCTAGTCATTACATTTCGAAACAACATCAATTTTTTTTGTAAAAGCAATAATTTCTTAATTAGATCATTTTTCTTTGGTGAGATTAAATACTTGAATGAAAAAAGAAGAAGCGTTTTTAAAAACACTTCTTTTCTTTCATTTCGAAATTATTACAAATATCAATTGACTCAGCGTTTGGATTATTGGAGTTATCGTATGATTAGTTTAGGGTTTACCTTTTTAACCATAGGCATTCTTTGTGGAGCAGTATGGGCTAATGAAGCATGGGGATCTTATTGGAGTTGGGACCCGAAGGAAACTTGGGCATTTATTACTTGGACCATATTCGCGATTTATTCACATACTAGAACAAATCAAAGTTTACAAGGTACGAATTCGGCACTTATAGCTTCTATAGGGTTTTTTATAATTTGGATATGCTATTTTGGGGTCAATCTATTAGGAATAGGTTTACATAGTTATGGTTCATTCACATTAACATCTAATTGA
- the ndhI gene encoding NADH-plastoquinone oxidoreductase subunit I yields MFSMVTGFMNYSQQTIRAARYIGQSFVITLSHTNRLPITIQYPYEKSITSERFRGRIHFEFDKCIACEVCVRVCPIDLPVVDWRFERDIKKKQLLNYSIDFGVCIFCGNCVEYCPTNCLSMTEEYELSTSDRHELNYNQIALGRLPMSIIGDYTIQTVMNSTQIKIDKDKPFDSRTITNY; encoded by the coding sequence ATGTTCTCTATGGTGACCGGGTTCATGAATTATAGTCAACAAACAATACGAGCTGCAAGGTATATTGGTCAAAGTTTCGTAATTACCTTATCCCACACAAATCGTTTACCTATAACTATTCAATATCCTTATGAAAAATCGATCACATCAGAACGTTTCCGTGGTCGAATCCACTTTGAATTTGATAAATGTATTGCTTGTGAAGTATGTGTTCGTGTATGCCCGATAGATCTACCCGTTGTTGATTGGAGATTTGAAAGAGATATTAAAAAAAAACAATTGCTTAATTATAGTATTGATTTTGGGGTCTGTATATTTTGTGGTAATTGTGTCGAGTATTGTCCAACAAACTGTTTATCAATGACTGAAGAATATGAACTTTCTACTTCTGATCGTCACGAATTGAATTATAATCAAATCGCTTTGGGTCGGTTACCAATGTCAATAATTGGAGATTACACAATTCAAACAGTTATGAATTCGACTCAAATCAAAATAGACAAAGATAAACCCTTTGATTCAAGAACGATTACCAATTACTAA
- the ycf68 gene encoding hypothetical chloroplast RF68, with protein MAYSSCSNRSLKPNGEIQCRSNFLFTRGIRAVRGGPPRLLSSRESIHPLSVYGQLSLEHRFRFGLNGKMEHLTTHLHRPRTTRSPLSFWGDGGIVPFEPFFSCFSRRSGESSNQ; from the exons ATGGCGTACTCCTCCTGTTCGAATCGGAGTTTGAAACCAAAC GGTGAGATCCAATGTAGATCTAACTTTCTATTCACTCGTGGGATCCGGGCGGTCCGGGGGGGACCACCACGGCTCCTCTCTTCTCGAGAATCCATACATCCCTTATCAGTGTATGGACAGCTATCTCTCGAGCACAGGTTTAGGTTCGGCCTCAATGGGAAAATGGAGCACCTAACAACGCATCTTCACAGACCAAGAACTACGAGATCGCCCCTTTCATTCTGGGGTGACGGAGGGATCGTACCATTCGAGCCTTTTTTTTCATGCTTTTCCCGGAGGTCTGGAGAAAGCAGCAATCAATAG
- the ycf1 gene encoding hypothetical chloroplast RF1, which translates to MILKSFLLGNLLSLCMKIINSVVVVGLYYGFLTTFSIGPSSLFLLRARVMEEGTEKEVSATTGFITGQLMMFISIYYAPLHLALGRPHTITVLVLPYLLFHFFWNNHKNFFYYGSTTRNSMRNLSIQCVFLNNLIFQLFNHFILPSSTLARLVNIYMFRCNNKMLFVTSSFVGWLIGHILFMKWVGLVLFWIRQNHSIRSNKYLVSELRNSMARIFSILLFITCVYYLGRMPSPIVTKKLKETSEMEERGESEEESDVETTSETKETKQEQEGSAEEDPSLCSEEQEDPEKIDETEEIRVNGKEKTKGEFHFHFKETCYKDSPVYEDSYLDRYQDNWELGRLKEEKNEKTYFWFEKPLVTFLFDYKRWNCPLRYIKNDRFENAVRNEMSQYFFYTCPSNGKKKISFTYPPSLSTFSEMIERKMSLYTTKKLSHEDLYNYWVYTNEQKK; encoded by the coding sequence ATGATTTTAAAATCTTTTCTACTAGGTAATCTATTATCCTTATGCATGAAGATAATAAATTCGGTCGTTGTGGTCGGACTCTATTATGGATTTCTGACCACATTCTCCATAGGGCCCTCTTCTCTCTTCCTTCTCCGAGCTCGGGTTATGGAAGAAGGAACCGAGAAGGAGGTATCAGCAACAACTGGTTTTATTACGGGACAGCTCATGATGTTCATATCGATCTATTATGCGCCTCTGCATCTAGCATTGGGTAGACCTCATACAATAACTGTCCTAGTTCTACCGTATCTTTTGTTTCATTTCTTCTGGAACAATCACAAAAACTTTTTTTATTATGGATCTACTACCAGAAATTCAATGCGTAATCTCAGCATTCAATGTGTATTCCTGAATAATCTAATTTTTCAATTATTCAACCATTTCATTTTACCAAGTTCAACGTTAGCCAGATTAGTCAACATTTATATGTTTCGATGCAACAACAAGATGTTATTTGTAACAAGTAGTTTTGTTGGTTGGTTAATTGGTCACATTTTATTCATGAAATGGGTTGGATTGGTATTATTCTGGATACGGCAAAATCATTCTATTCGATCTAATAAGTACCTTGTGTCAGAATTGAGAAATTCTATGGCTCGAATCTTTAGTATTCTCTTATTTATCACCTGTGTCTACTATTTAGGCAGAATGCCGTCGCCTATTGTCACTAAGAAACTGAAAGAAACCTCAGAAATGGAAGAAAGGGGAGAAAGTGAGGAAGAAAGCGATGTAGAAACAACTTCCGAAACGAAGGAGACTAAACAGGAACAAGAGGGATCCGCCGAAGAAGACCCTTCCCTTTGTTCGGAAGAACAGGAAGATCCGGAAAAAATAGATGAAACGGAAGAGATCCGAGTGAATGGAAAGGAAAAAACAAAGGGGGAATTCCACTTTCACTTTAAAGAGACATGCTATAAAGATAGCCCAGTTTACGAAGATTCTTATCTTGATAGGTATCAAGATAATTGGGAATTGGGAAGACTTAAAGAAGAGAAAAATGAAAAGACTTATTTCTGGTTTGAAAAACCTCTTGTAACTTTTCTTTTCGATTATAAACGATGGAATTGTCCATTGCGATATATAAAAAATGATCGGTTTGAAAATGCTGTACGAAATGAAATGTCACAATATTTTTTTTATACATGTCCAAGTAATGGGAAAAAAAAAATATCTTTTACATATCCACCTAGTTTATCGACTTTTTCGGAAATGATAGAACGAAAAATGTCTTTGTACACGACAAAAAAATTATCCCATGAAGACCTGTATAATTATTGGGTTTATACCAATGAACAAAAAAAATAA
- the ndhG gene encoding NADH-plastoquinone oxidoreductase chain 6, which translates to MDLPGPIHDILVVFLGLVLVLGGLGVVLLTNPIFSAFSLGLVLVCISLFYILSNSYFVAAAQLLIYVGAINVLIIFAVMFMNGSEYSNDSYFWTIGDGVTSLVCTSILFSLITIIPDTSWYGIFWTTRSSQIIEQDLISNIQQIGIHLSTDFYLPFELISIILLVSLIGAITMARQ; encoded by the coding sequence ATGGATTTACCTGGACCAATACATGATATTCTTGTAGTATTTTTGGGATTAGTTCTTGTATTAGGAGGTCTGGGAGTAGTATTACTTACCAATCCCATTTTTTCTGCCTTTTCGTTGGGATTGGTTCTTGTTTGTATATCCTTATTCTATATTCTATCGAATTCCTATTTTGTAGCTGCCGCGCAGCTCCTTATTTATGTTGGAGCCATAAATGTCTTAATCATATTTGCTGTAATGTTCATGAATGGTTCAGAATATTCCAATGATTCCTATTTTTGGACCATTGGAGATGGGGTTACTTCACTGGTTTGTACAAGTATTCTTTTTTCACTAATTACTATTATCCCAGATACGTCATGGTACGGAATTTTTTGGACTACAAGATCAAGCCAGATTATAGAACAGGACCTAATAAGTAACATTCAACAAATTGGGATTCATTTATCAACAGATTTTTATCTTCCGTTTGAACTCATTTCCATAATTCTTTTAGTTTCCTTGATAGGTGCAATTACTATGGCTCGTCAATAA